A genome region from Triticum urartu cultivar G1812 unplaced genomic scaffold, Tu2.1 TuUngrouped_contig_3428, whole genome shotgun sequence includes the following:
- the LOC125527276 gene encoding auxin response factor 13-like has protein sequence MADAPPPATPAPLDRDVWLACATPLSRVPAVGSQVYYFPHGHSEQCPAPPRAPAHNLFPCTVAAVRLFADPKTDEPFATVDLVPGPHRDPALHLPDADAHADAATGFRYYAKQLTQSDANNGGGFSVPRFCAELVFPPLDFEADPPVQRLRMTDPLGRGWDFRHIYRGTPRRHLLTTGWSKFVNAKLLVAGDAVVFMRRADGELLAGIRRAPRYPAVSQQGAEHRPRNARARVPPEEVDEAVRLAAEGAPFTVTYYPRQGAGEFVVPKQEVEDALVGAWAPGVQVRMKFLDAEERRSEWVNGIVKAVDPSIWRMLEIDWDESVVGSLRNRHVNAWQVELVGYPPILKKLKISEMTLPPMCSGDVGMADPLLGPDCENMVMLLGSPMPAGMQGARHIGLTELPSSSPTVLTTKLFFPPSSSGGSSEVVNPEAGSPPNNSVNMRPSEERRSIQLFGATITSPVQSATNGSSEEVSQAPDAAVDGTAHEYASATSLLDCQLTIGKDDGHDRNASKQEA, from the exons ATGGCGGacgcgccgccgccggcgaccccGGCGCCGCTCGATCGCGACGTCTGGCTCGCCTGCGCGACCCCGCTCTCCCGCGTCCCCGCCGTCGGCTCCCAGGTCTACTACTTCCCGCACGGCCACTCGGAGCAGTgcccggcgccgccccgcgcgCCCGCGCACAACCTCTTCCCCTGCACCGTCGCCGCCGTCCGCCTCTTCGCCGACCCCAAGACCGACGAGCCCTTCGCCACCGTCGACCTCGTCCCCGGCCCGCACCGCGACCCCGCCCTCCACCTCCCCGACGCCGACGCCCACGCCGACGCGGCCACGGGGTTCCGCTACTACGCCAAGCAGCTCACGCAGAGCGACGCCAACAACGGCGGCGGCTTCTCGGTGCCCCGCTTCTGCGCCGAGCTCGTCTTCCCGCCGCTCGACTTCGAGGCCGACCCGCCCGTGCAGAGGCTGCGCATGACCGACCCGCTCGGCCGGGGCTGGGACTTCCGCCACATCTACCGCGGCACGCCGCGCCGCCACCTGCTCACCACGGGGTGGAGCAAGTTCGTTAACGCCAAGCTGCTCGTCGCGGGCGACGCCGTCGTCTTCATGCGCCGCGCCGACGGGGAGCTGCTCGCCGGGATCCGCCGCGCGCCCAGGTACCCCGCCGTCTCCCAGCAGGGCGCCGAGCACCGGCCCCGCAACGCGCGCGCGCGGGTCCCGCCCGAGGAGGTGGACGAGGCCGTGCGCCTCGCGGCCGAGGGCGCGCCCTTCACCGTCACCTACTACCCGCGCCAGGGCGCCGGGGAGTTCGTCGTGCccaagcaggaggtggaggacgCGCTCGTCGGCGCCTGGGCGCCCGGGGTGCAGGTGCGCATGAAGTTCCTCGACGCCGAGGAGCGCCGCTCCGAGTGGGTCAACGGCATCGTCAAGGCCGTCGACCCATCCATCTGGCGCATGCTCGAG ATAGACTGGGATGAATCTGTGGTAGGGTCACTAAGGAACAGGCATGTCAATGCTTGGCAAGTAGAACTTGTTGGGTACCCTCCCATCCTGAAGAAGCTCAAGATCTCCGAGATGACCCTTCCCCCTATGTGCTCCGGCGATGTCGGCATGGCTGACCCCCTGCTGGGGCCAGATTGCGAAAACATGGTGATGCTGCTGGGGTCACCGATGCCTGCTGGCATGCAGGGAGCCAGGCACATCGGCCTCACTGAGCTGCCCTCTTCATCTCCTACCGTGCTCACAACCAAGCTGTTCTTCCCACCTAGCTCCAGCGGCGGCTCCTCCGAGGTTGTGAACCCTGAAGCTGGATCTCCACCCAACAACTCGGTGAACATGCGCCCCTCTGAGGAAAGGAGGAGCATACAGCTGTTCGGCGCCACGATCACGTCGCCTGTGCAGAGCGCCACCAATGGCTCCTCTGAAGAAGTGAGCCAGGCCCCTGATGCTGCGGTCGATGGAACTGCTCATGAATATGCTTCTGCCACAAGTCTACTTGACTGCCAACTCACAATCGGTAAAGATGACGGCCACGACCGAAATGCTTCTAAGCAAGAAGCCTGA
- the LOC125527277 gene encoding uncharacterized protein LOC125527277 produces the protein MSNVFGAGGHGRGDHGHGGGGGGEQHGGADGTLLCYFHPRELLVGVCAHCLRERLLLLLAAKQGGGTGRARPPADGASYLSARPYCRALRRRTGSISSSLPKVFALGSFLQRLDSSRHHHHHHHPDDDHDGGGRGEDKDRNPDDDDDTASVASLDDSFISIKFEDNGKATWVDSQQTSLKPVREATTATTATTTKTLVVEQASRRGGVTRWRKQVVGRLLQLARWKRASGKQPSSSAAADQRSKARGGGGRSWIRSLTRRRAAHGERAWS, from the exons ATGAGCAACGTGTTCGGCGCCGGCGGCCATGGCCGTGGTGACCATGGCCATGGAGGAGGGGGCGGAGGGGAGCAGCACGGGGGAGCCGACGGCACGCTGCTCTGCTACTTCCACCCGAGGGAGCTGCTGGTCGGCGTGTGCGCGCACTGCCTCCGGGAGCgcctgctcctcctcctcgcggccAAGCAGGGCGGCGGCACAGGCCGCGCGCGCCCGCCGGCCGACGGCGCCAGCTACCTGTCGGCGCGGCCCTACTGCCGGGCGCTCCGGCGCAGGACGGGCAGCATCTCCAGCTCGCTCCCCAAGGTGTTCGCGCTCGGCTCCTTCCTCCAGCGCCTCGACTCctcccgccaccaccaccaccaccaccaccccgaCGACGACCACGACGGCGGTGGCCGTGGCGAGGACAAGGACAGGAACCCCGACGACGATGACGACACCGCCTCCGTCGCGAGCCTCGACG ATTCCTTCATATCGATCAAGTTCGAGGACAACGGCAAGGCGACATGGGTGGACAGCCAGCAGACGTCCCTAAAGCCGGTGCGCGAGGCGACGAcggcgacgacggcgacgacgacgaagacCCTGGTGGTGGAGCAGGCGAGCCGGCGGGGTGGCGTGACGCGGTGGCGGAAGCAGGTGGTGGGGCGGCTGCTGCAGCTGGCGCGGTGGAAGCGGGCGTCGGGCAAGCAGCCGTCGTCCTCGGCGGCGGCGGACCAGCGGTCgaaggcgcggggcggcggcggccggagctggATCCGGAGCCTGACGCGGCGGCGCGCCGCGCACGGCGAGAGGGCGTGGTCGTGA